A part of Candida albicans SC5314 chromosome 2, complete sequence genomic DNA contains:
- a CDS encoding ubiquitin-specific protease (Ortholog(s) have ubiquitin-specific protease activity, role in endocytosis, free ubiquitin chain depolymerization, protein deubiquitination and cell division site, cytosol, nucleus, peroxisome, transport vesicle localization), translating to MITNNNNNSDNNTSSVDPSINVEELPDSKKQLTEDAIDPTQQQEQQPQLMEIDVETNQIINENGFENHGVASPEVIDMTGDDDYDVDNHNNNNHNHHNNITIEDDDDNVVDDGDDEEDDDDDDDDDDDDDDEIQIINSEPNSNVVAPKKFTRNFPLANDFNALAAKLMKPIEDYPTKEETYYVWEIKDWAQLLKEEKVRSPKFKCGGFEWNILLFPRGNSQNNNLSIYMEPHPPVDENDKPLDENWYVCAQFGLDIWNPAHPDAHLPNQSHHRFTKNETDWGFSSLIELRQLEQVNNPRNQSSMYAILENNKLNITGFVRVIDDSSTGVLWHSFLDYDSKANTGYVGLNNQGATCYLNSLLQSYFTTKLFRKLVYEIPTDSKSAGVPLSLQRIFYLLTNSNDPVGTLELTKSFGWDSSDAFTQHDVQELNRILMDKLETAMKGSKIEGALNDIFVGKMKSYIKCVNVPYESSRVEDFWDIQLNVKGFQTLKQSFQNYIEIEMLEGENKYQAGEEHGYQDAKKGVVFESFPPVLHLQLKRFEYDFMVDDLVKIDDFYEFPDKIDLKPYLDEDLPEDVKNQNWNYKLHGVLVHQGSISNGHYYAMIKPNANDDTWLRFDDDKVWKVNKTQVFQENFGATDLTQEQSQQMTRAEQQEHMVRRVTSAYMLVYYRESELDKILPSDDNIVNSAIPEHIPKQIQFEIEEREKLEKARQEALYYTTAKLITSSTFNANLGFDLALDPTNNKFYDESLSGSACDPISLKVRKDSTFTQLVEAVGKTIKCTNEKLFRLVAVCHRNNHTNRLDAPIGEEFQKSTISNVYSKIFNRKYDEMVFYVEELNKDIKNVVQLVKNKDNGYIEPKDFTFEQVFSKIDAVGTDIHPNIEFKNTEEYSNYVTIVIKYFDPVSQEIRGLSHITVAKEDKIDSIIDPIRELLGFNKNITLELYEELSQSKVEKIDSKLTFEKHELNSGDIITVQIVNPGEINKNGKFKDLKDYYKFLLTRLHVNVRPFKAEIDEEDSDFIAHEDDEDEDEENKGGETNNGTGYGGKGNGKDTEKDNKATNDEIQLAKNLSKSFDFWISTNYSYQDLARDIAVKLNCDPLYLKIFILTAQGQRFPLKTSHHLSQLFPKTVSVNQIVEIEYEILNIPLKDYENLKAIKIHWLTTLLQYQVFEVLVPKRGTIGDVITKVLHKVNVSESDLPHLFVWSGRNHKFHEMLKFDRALSTISDDVDLFCGIFPAEVEVLCDHDMYKRFTDKEIDETKLEESIHEEYLESIRWSKKLNLLPAFHFHKNNNYHHGIPFIFIVFPAETLNDTKERLRKKLRLGKQAFDKVRLALADNNNRIKYLEDDSLVLFDEVAIKSYSLAIDNVDRNPKRQALFEKGISIK from the coding sequence ATgataacaaataataataacaatagtgataataatactagTTCGGTGGATCCATCAATAAATGTTGAGGAGTTACCGGATTccaaaaaacaattgactGAAGATGCGATTGATCCTAcgcaacaacaagaacaacaacccCAATTAATGGAAATAGATGTTGaaaccaatcaaattataaatgaaaatggaTTTGAAAACCATGGTGTAGCCAGTCCTGAAGTGATTGATATGACAGGTGATGACGACTATGATGTTgacaaccacaacaataacaatcacaaccaccacaacaatatcaccattgaagatgatgacgatAATGTGGTTGATGATGGTGACGACGAGGAagacgacgacgacgacgacgatgatgatgatgatgatgacgatgaaatacaaataattaattcaGAACCTAATAGCAATGTCGTTGCTCCAAAAAAGTTTACTCGTAATTTCCCACTAGCTAATGATTTTAACGCTCTTGCAGCCAAACTAATGAAACCCATTGAAGACTATCCcacaaaagaagaaaccTATTATGTTTGGGAAATAAAGGATTGGGCACAACTTTtaaaggaagaaaaagtCCGATCACCAAAATTTAAATGTGGGGGATTTGAATggaatattttattatttcctCGTGGTAACtcacaaaataataatctatCAATATATATGGAACCTCATCCACcagttgatgaaaatgataaacCATTAGATGAAAATTGGTATGTTTGTGCTCAATTTGGATTGGATATTTGGAATCCAGCTCACCCAGATGCTCATTTACCAAATCAAAGTCATCATCGATTTACTAAAAATGAAACTGATTGGGGGTTTAGTTCATTAATAGAATTGAGACAATTAGAACAAGTCAATAATCCAAGAAATCAATCGTCAATGTATGccattttggaaaataataaattaaatatcaCTGGGTTTGTTCGAGTTATAGATGATTCTTCTACCGGGGTATTATGGCATTCATTTTTAGATTATGATTCTAAGGCAAATACTGGATACGTTGGTTTAAATAATCAAGGAGCTACATGttatttgaattcattattaCAAAGTTATTTCACAACTAAATTATTTAGAAAATTAGTGTACGAAATCCCCACCGATCTGAAATCTGCAGGAGTACCTTTGTCATTACAAAGAATTTTCTATTTGTTGACCAATTCAAATGATCCGGTGGGGACGTTAGAATTGACAAAATCATTTGGTTGGGACTCGTCAGATGCATTCACCCAACATGATgtacaagaattgaatcGTATTTTGATGGATAAATTAGAAACTGCTATGAAAGGGTCGAAAATTGAAGGTGCATTAAACGATATATTTGTGGGGAAAATGAAATCTTATATTAAATGTGTAAATGTTCCCTATGAATCGTCACGGGTGGAAGATTTTTGGGACATTCAATTGAATGTTAAAGGTTTCCAAACTCTCAAACAatcatttcaaaattatattgaaattgaaatgttGGAAGGTGAAAATAAATACCAAGCAGGTGAAGAACATGGGTATCAAGATGCCAAAAAGGGGGTTGTATTTGAATCATTCCCACCAGTATTGCatttacaattgaaacGTTTCGAATATGATTTTATGGTTGATGATTTAgttaaaattgatgatttttatGAATTCCCcgataaaattgatttgaaaccataccttgatgaagatttacCAGAAGATGtgaaaaaccaaaattggaattatAAATTGCATGGTGTGTTGGTGCATCAAGGTAGTATTTCCAATGGTCATTATTATGCCATGATCAAACCAAATGCTAATGATGATACTTGGTTAAGATTCGATGACGATAAAGTTTGGAAAGTTAATAAAACTCAAGTTTTCCAAGAGAATTTTGGTGCTACTGATTTGACACAAGAACAATCACAACAAATGACAAGAGCtgaacaacaagaacataTGGTGAGAAGAGTAACGTCGGCATATATGTTGGTTTATTATCGTGAATCTGAATTAGACAAAATTTTACCAAGTGATGATAACATTGTCAATTCTGCCATTCCTGAACATATCCCcaaacaaattcaatttgaaattgaggAACgtgaaaaattggaaaaggCAAGACAAGAAGCCTTGTATTATACAACTGCCAAATTGATAACTTCATCCACATTCAATGCCAATCTTGGATTTGATCTTGCCTTGGATCCAAcgaataataaattttatgATGAATCCTTGAGTGGTAGTGCATGTGACCCTATATCGTTGAAAGTAAGAAAAGATAGTACATTTACTCAATTGGTTGAAGCAGTGGgcaaaacaattaaatgtACTAATGAGAAATTATTTAGATTAGTTGCCGTTTGTCATAGAAATAACCATACCAATAGATTGGATGCTCCCATTGGTGaagaatttcaaaaatcaaCGATAAGTAATGTTTATTCGAAAATATTTAATCGAAAATATGATGAAATGGTTTTTTATGTTGAGGAATTGAATAAAGACATTAAGAATGTTGTTcaattggtgaaaaatAAGGATAATGGTTACATTGAACCTAAAGATTTTACATTTGAACAAGTGTTTAGTAAAATTGATGCTGTTGGTACTGATATTCATCCgaatattgaatttaaaaatacCGAAGAGTATTCTAATTATGTTACTATagttatcaaatattttgatcCTGTATCACAAGAAATTAGAGGATTATCACATATTACTGTGGCCAAAGAAGATAAGattgattcaattataGACCCAATCCGTGAATTACTTGGatttaacaaaaatatCACTTTAGAATTGTATGAAGAATTATCACAATCAAAAGTTGAAAAGATTGATTCTAAATtaacttttgaaaaacatGAATTGAATAGTGGTGATATCATTACTGTTCAAATTGTCAATCCAGgtgaaatcaataaaaatggtaaatttaaagatttgaaagactattataaatttttgttaACTAGATTGCATGTTAATGTCAGACCATTTAAGGcagaaattgatgaagaagattctGATTTCATAGCTCATGAAgacgatgaagatgaagatgaagaaaataaagGAGGTGAAACTAACAATGGCACTGGTTATGGTGGTAAGGGAAATGGAAAAGATACtgaaaaagataataaagctacaaatgatgaaattcaattggCTAAAAATTTGAGTaaaagttttgatttttggaTTTCGACAAATTATAGTTATCAAGATTTAGCAAGAGATATTGCtgttaaattaaattgtgATCCtttatatttaaaaatatttatattaacTGCTCAAGGTCAACGATTCCCATTAAAGACAAGTCATCATTTATCTCAATTATTCCCCAAGACGGTATCAGtcaatcaaattgttgaaattgaatatgaAATACTTAATATTCCATTAAAAGATTATGAGAATTTGAAAGCCATTAAAATCCATTGGTTAACGACATTATTACAATATCAAGTATTTGAAGTTTTAGTTCCTAAACGTGGAACTATAGGTGATGTTATTACTAAAGTTTTACACAAGGTTAATGTATCGGAATCGGATTTACCtcatttatttgtttggtCAGGACGAAATCATAAATTTCATGAGATGCTTAAATTTGATAGGGCATTAAGTACAATTtctgatgatgttgatttattttgtgGGATTTTCCCAGCTGAAGTTGAAGTATTATGTGATCATGATATGTATAAAAGATTTActgataaagaaattgatgaaacaaaattggAAGAATCAATTCATGAAGAATATTTAGAAAGTATTAGATGGagtaaaaaattaaatctttTACCAgcatttcattttcataaaaataataattatcatcatggaattccatttatttttatagTTTTCCCGGCTGAAACGTTAAATGATACGAAAGAACGATTAAGgaaaaaattaagattAGGAAAACAAGCATTTGATAAAGTTAGACTTGCATTAgctgataataataatagaatcaaatatttggaaGATGATTCATTGGTATTGTTTGATGAAGTTGCCATTAAACTGTATAGTTTGGCTATTGATAATGTTGATAGAAATCCTAAACGTCAAgcattatttgaaaaagggATTTCCATCAAATAA
- a CDS encoding putative pantetheine-phosphate adenylyltransferase (Putative pantetheine-phosphate adenylyltransferase (PPAT); which catalyzes 4th step in coenzyme A biosynthesis from pantothenate; rat catheter biofilm repressed), with translation MLNPVIFIKDPIKYDYSQFIISLLPKFINCNRIDLVILCQITESNQLNEILCFYYQLIRNHKNNGDTDGDTDSLPMFDYRFEINILFNLSTKKLNQLCLNNWNHGYIAEGDNDNSTNLSSLPLSITQISNIEIPTIQSRANSSSAYNDEDDKITTSRQYQQFKTTAVGGTFDHLHDGHKILLSMAIFLTSNKLIIGITGSNLLINKKFKSQLQTFNQRQNLVIQFINLLLLSETSVIFFEIYEINDVCGPTGYINDIDNLIISQETKSGGEFVNKFRKDHGFKLLDITIIKVIGGNVEENSWKGKLSSTDIREQEYNRLLNQ, from the coding sequence ATGTTGAATCCAGTTATATTCATTAAAGATCCTATAAAATACGATTATTCACAATTCATTATATCTTTACTCCCgaaattcattaattgtaATCGTATTGATTTAGTTATACTTTGTCAAATCACcgaatcaaatcaattgaatgaaattttatgtttttattatcaattaattcgTAATCATAAGAATAATGGAGATACTGATGGAGATACCGACAGTTTACCTATGTTTGATTATcgatttgaaattaatatattatttaatttatcaacaaaaaaattgaatcaattatgTTTAAATAATTGGAATCATGGATATATTGCGGAAggtgataatgataacaGTACTAACTTGTCATCTTTGCCATTGTCAATAACACAAATATCAAACATTGAAATTCCAACAATCCAATCAAGAGCaaatagtagtagtgcTTATAATGATGAGGATGATAAAATTACTACTAGTCGgcaatatcaacaatttaaaaCTACTGCTGTAGGTGGAACATTTGATCATTTACATGATGGTcataaaattttattatcaatggcaatttttttaacttcaaataaattaattattggtATAACTGGttctaatttattaattaataaaaaatttaaatctCAATTACAAACTTTTAATCAAAGACAAAATTTagttattcaattcataaatttattattattgagtGAAACCagtgttattttttttgaaatttatgaaattaatgatgTTTGTGGTCCAACTGGTtatattaatgatattgataatttaataatatctcAAGAAACTAAATCTGGTGGTGAATTTGTTAACAAATTTCGTAAAGATCATggatttaaattattagatatTACAATAATTAAAGTGATTGGTGGGaatgttgaagaaaattcaTGGAAAGGTAAATTAAGTTCAACTGATATTAGAGAACAAGAATATAATCgattattaaatcaataa
- a CDS encoding uncharacterized protein (Predicted dehydrogenase; transcript upregulated in an RHE model of oral candidiasis; virulence-group-correlated expression; Spider biofilm repressed): protein MSKPKVLMALYSGGKHANEESRLLGTVENELGIRKLVEEHGYELITTADKEPSSNSDFDENLQDTEIIITTPFFPAYVTKERIAKAPELKLCITAGVGSDHYDLDALNERGIAVLEVTGSNVQSVAEHAIMTMLILLRNYXEGHAQATTKGTWDIAAVAKDEFDMEXKVFATIGXGRIGYRILERLVAFNPKKLLYYDYQPLPEETINKLNVASKLFNGVDNIVERVEKLEDLVSQADVVTINCPLYESSKGLFNKDLISKMKKGSYAINTARGALTDPQAIADAVNSGHIAYGGDVWPVQPAPKDMPWRTMHNPYGKDYGNAMTVHVSGTSLDAQARYANGVKQILTEYFNKTYSYRPQDVIIIDGDYATKAYGQRSKK from the coding sequence ATGAGTAAACCAAAGGTATTAATGGCTCTTTATTCTGGTGGTAAACATGCTAATGAAGAATCCAGATTATTAGGTACggttgaaaatgaattggGTATTCGTAAACTTGTTGAAGAACATGGTTATGAATTAATCACCACTGCTGATAAAGAACCATCTTCTAATtctgattttgatgaaaatttacaagatacagaaatcattatcacTACTCCGTTTTTCCCAGCTTATGTCaccaaagaaagaattgcCAAAGCTCCCGAATTGAAACTTTGTATTACTGCTGGGGTTGGATCTGATCATTATGATTTAGACGCTCTTAATGAAAGAGGTATTGCTGTTTTGGAAGTCACTGGGTCCAATGTTCAATCTGTTGCTGAACATGCAATCATGACCATGTTGATTTTACTTAGAAATTATAWTGAAGGTCATGCTCAAGCCACTACTAAAGGTACTTGGGATATTGCTGCTGTTGCCaaagatgaatttgatatgGAAGRTAAAGTTTTTGCCACTATTGGTGYTGGTAGAATTGGTTACAGAATTTTAGAAAGATTAGTTGCCTTTAATCCTaagaaattgttgtatTATGATTATCAACCATTACCTGAAGAAACaattaacaaattaaaTGTTGCTTCTAAACTTTTCAATGgtgttgataatattgttgagagagttgaaaaattggaagaTTTGGTTTCTCAAGCTGATGTTGTTACTATTAATTGTCCATTATATGAAAGTTCTAAAGGGTTATTCAATAAAGATTTGATTTCCAAGATGAAAAAAGGGTCTTATGCTATCAACACTGCTAGAGGTGCACTTACTGATCCACAAGCTATTGCTGATGCTGTTAATTCTGGTCATATTGCTTATGGTGGTGATGTTTGGCCAGTTCAACCAGCACCTAAAGATATGCCATGGAGAACTATGCATAATCCATATGGTAAAGATTATGGTAATGCCATGACAGTTCATGTATCTGGTACTTCTTTAGATGCTCAAGCTAGATATGCTAATGGTGTCAAACAAATCTTGACTGAATATTTCAACAAGACTTATAGTTACAGACCTCAAgatgttattattattgatggTGATTATGCTACAAAAGCTTATGGTCAGAGATCTAAAAAATGA
- the RAP1 gene encoding DNA-binding transcription factor (Transcription factor; binds telomeres and regulatory sequences in DNA; involved in telomere maintenance; represses hyphal growth under yeast-favoring conditions; similar to (but shorter than) S. cerevisiae Rap1), whose amino-acid sequence MNYPYSSFEDDGQYQTDLSEVASRNADEEAAGHQQQQLQYHRRVQIEEATRQRQQQQQHHQQQSSPSSSDDFNFESQQIKPNRPKNSPPKPIFVDKDGKSMLFYIPEDEPNRNKYRDLIIRYGGVIVEKGFPTVILLSNNEDLYGFSKLKFIDDCIAKNQLLSVFDYGTYGTYNNPEDAAFDTTSIINELNDDLSSNISSSFSTIEGTSSMVEVPVAAPAAIPLPPPPHQQQRSIDAFPNPNINNARRGSSGHRFTIEQDEFILEHIRRKPRFRQSQKFYAQLALLEPLRGHTGNSIRSRFRKHLESRLNYIYKTDDQDQLIRDEAGNLIKIGLDEMPGTLKNKFTPEDDYLLCCVALEYMASNNIDSIGLRYSFFDGMYRKYRNHTLQSWRDRFRKYIRDKSDLVDYKEYYENCEKVGMAPRCLTRIAP is encoded by the coding sequence ATGAATTATCCTTATTCATcttttgaagatgatggACAATATCAAACAGATTTATCTGAAGTTGCTTCAAGAAATGCTGATGAAGAAGCTGCAGggcatcaacaacaacaattacaataTCATCGTCGAGTACAAATAGAAGAAGCAACAAGACAacgtcaacaacaacagcaacatcatcaacaacagtcttcaccatcatcatcagatgatttcaattttgaactgcaacaaatcaaaccaAATCGACCCAAAAATTCGCCTCCTAAACCcatatttgttgataaagatGGGAAATCAATGCTTTTTTATATTCCTGAAGATGAACCGAATCGAAATAAATATCGAGATCTAATAATCCGTTATGGTGGTGTAATAGTTGAAAAAGGGTTCCCTACAGTTATCTTATTAagtaataatgaagatttgTATGgattttccaaattaaagtttattgatgattgtATTGctaaaaatcaattacttTCAGTATTTGATTATGGAACTTATGGAACTTATAATAATCCTGAAGATGCTGCATTTGATACTACATCAATaatcaatgaattgaatgatgatTTGTCAAGTAATATATCGTCACTGTTTAGTACAATAGAAGGAACAAGCTCCATGGTGGAGGTTCCTGTTGCTGCTCCTGCTGCGAttcctcttcctcctcctcctcatcaacaacagcgTAGTATAGATGCATTTCCCAATCccaatattaataatgctAGACGAGGATCACTGGGTCATAGATTTACAATAGAACAAGATGAATTTATTCTTGAACATATTCGCAGGAAACCTCGATTTAGACAATCACAAAAATTTTATGCTCAATTAGCTTTATTAGAACCATTGAGAGGTCATACGGGGAATTCAATTCGTTCAAGATTTAGAAAACATTTAGAATCAAgattaaattatatttataaaactGATGATCaagatcaattaattcGTGATGAAGCAggaaatttaattaaaattggaCTTGATGAAATGCCTGGGACtcttaaaaataaattcacACCAGAAGATGATTATCTTCTTTGTTGTGTTGCATTAGAATATATGGcatcaaataatattgattctaTAGGATTACgatattcattttttgatGGTATGTACAGAAAATATCGTAATCATACTTTACAATCTTGGAGAGATAGATTTAGGAAATATATTCGTGATAAATCTGATCTTGTTGATTATAAAGAATATTATGAAAATTGTGAAAAAGTAGGTATGGCTCCTAGATGTTTAACAAGAATTGCtccataa
- a CDS encoding uncharacterized protein (Ortholog(s) have mitochondrion localization) — protein sequence MLRSSQHIRPIWSRNFHQTTTFYGKQLLRKLRDDDIDPLTIRKHQQQQQQQQQRRNQRKKPSEEFETKSTTSYNLKGALKVLQNQYDSVTFRDPNNNKPIDIQKLTTQQIKYSSPISKLIFKNLMQVKKLSGRQINRNLALALLGTDGKQLQDSYYICENVKELLKIDNDIERAMYLCQISDKNCSIVGSNEILQWLLSKGKINQALKLFSKRKSSGIPTNLQTYVILFHGIAKAIPWGDDNQQKQQGSTIVNEELFNRVEKIFKNWRLELATNSSSSSSSSSKTVPIEVFNACLSVLVKDFRDEQVRAWDFFNELMANPKENLQSINPDSKTFTIFLKGIKKYFDNEMEKIMINNNSPTISNNECIIRLLDIEAGHIKTSQKIFERAKQLALPPLPTTSNNGDPELDSFNIHKWNKEKIELDSPLIVSYVSSLCNGGGGGGIITNSTTTTNSKIKIKIKPPIGSHYLYNEKALSILKQSSPEIDSLLKFVQQVIGEQEEGKDIDTDSPIIAKKSFKSRIDRKINLAIEQAIQSNIKLKFNDKIKNLDPYKIANLINDKNFNPEVIMPTKNSKNFNGLQPVPLIDFTREIGRANNHGMTKFLLMPLFDSLTNMGKLNEFVIAFWYAMIKWGGLRINLSIFNNNNNNNNNNNNNTTTTTRNVLNGVIKDSETLSVSNMAAGKKLDRSVIDEVILGIFINKITEYGREKGLTKTHLIMELFQTLISKDLNPPPPSLVGKDKDKDRIQIQFKYLMRIWWAIHDDLEYYHAYNQNNNNNNNSNNNNNKVDDKDLRFIQLEQFLKNLIIFNDINYQWSRNLLMKKLIPDEFIDQINRILIRLNHLNWFNIGNENENENKKIYLYKLMLKSSIKLLIPQRFITAKKNGNGNTNTNTNTSVVVSTYPKLMEQEIFRYIFVKLSKTDNLTDNNIKLLMALKKYRKAKPYNDEEAEKLFKETTNAIYDAIEIGDTKLTKSDIKEEEEENKVSG from the coding sequence ATGTTACGATCCAGTCAACATATACGACCTATTTGGAGTCGTAACTTTCATCAAACAACTACATTTTATGGAAAACAATTACTTCGTAAATTAcgtgatgatgatattgatcCTTTAACCATTAGaaaacaccaacaacaacaacaacaacaacaacaacgtcGAAATCAACGCAAGAAACCATCggaagaatttgaaactaAATCTACTACAAGTTATAATCTCAAAGGAGCTTTAAAAGtattacaaaatcaatatgATTCAGTAACATTTAGAGATcccaataataataaacctATAGATATCCAAAAATTAACGACCCAACAAATCAAGTATTCATcaccaatatcaaaattaatatttaaaaatttaatgcaagtgaaaaaattaagtGGGAGACAAATTAATCGAAATTTAGCACTTGCTTTATTAGGTACTGATGGGAAACAATTACAAGATTCATATTATATTTGTGAGAATgttaaagaattattaaaaattgataatgatattgaaagaGCAATGTATTTATGTCAAATTTCCGATAAAAATTGTAGTATTGTTGGttcaaatgaaattttacaATGGTTATTATCAAAAGGGAAAATTAATCAAgctttgaaattgtttagTAAACGGAAATCAAGTGGTATACCTACAAATTTACAAACTTATGTGATTTTATTTCATGGAATTGCTAAAGCCATACCATGGGGTGACgacaatcaacaaaaacaacaaggAAGTACTATTGTTAATGAAGAACTTTTCAATagagttgaaaaaatttttaaaaattggcGATTAGAATTAGCaaccaattcttcttcttcttcttcttcttcttctaaaaCGGTTCCAATTGAAGTATTTAATGCATGTTTAAGTGTATTAGTTAAAGATTTCCGTGATGAACAAGTTAGAGCATGggattttttcaatgaattaATGGCCAATCCTaaagaaaatttacaatcaattaatccTGATTCTAAAACTTTTACGATATTTTTAAAAGgaataaagaaatattttgataatgaaatggaaaaaataatgatcaacaataatagtccaacaatttcaaataatgaatgTATTATTAGATTATTAGATATTGAAGCTGGTCATATCAAAACATCACAGAAAATTTTCGAAAGAGCTAAACAATTAGCTTTACCACCATTGCCAACAACTTCTAATAATGGTGATCCAGAATTAGATTCATTTAATATTCATAAATggaataaagaaaaaattgaattagatTCTCCATTGATTGTTAGTTATGTTAGTCTGTTATGTAatggaggaggaggaggaggaataataacaaactcaacaacaacaacaaactccaaaattaaaattaaaattaaaccaCCCATTGGTTCacattatttatataatgaaAAAGCTTTATCTATATTAAAACAATCATCACcagaaattgattcattattgaaatttgtcCAACAAGTTATTGgtgaacaagaagaaggcAAAGACATAGATACCGATAGCCCTATAATTGCTaagaaatcatttaaatctAGAATTGATaggaaaatcaatttagcAATTGAACAAGCCATACAATCcaatataaaattaaaatttaatgataaaattaaaaatttagatCCTTATAAAATTGccaatttaattaatgataaaaattttaatcCTGAAGTGATTATGCCTACCAAGAATAgtaaaaattttaatgGATTACAACCAGTTccattaattgatttcacCAGAGAAATTGGCAGGGCAAATAATCATGGGATGACgaaatttttattgatgccattatttgattcattaacTAACATGGgtaaattaaatgaatttgtCATTGCATTTTGGTATGCTATGATTAAATGGGGTGGATTACGtataaatttatcaatttttaataataataataataataataataataataataataataccaccaccaccacccgCAATGTTTTAAATGGTGTAATCAAAGACTCGGAAACTTTGTCAGTATCAAATATGGCAGCAGGTAAGAAGTTAGATCGTTCAGTGATTGATGAAGTGATTCTTggaatatttattaataaaataactGAATATGGACGTGAAAAAGGATTAACTAAAACTCATTTAATCATGGaattatttcaaactttaatatcaaaagatttaaatcctcctcctccttctCTTGTTGGtaaagataaagataaagatagaatacaaattcaattcaaatatttaatgAGAATTTGGTGGGCGATTCATGATGATTTAGAATATTATCATGCctataatcaaaataataacaataacaataatagcaataacaataacaataaagttgatgataaagatttacgatttattcaattggaacaatttttaaaaaatttaattatatttaatgatataaattatcaatggtcaagaaatttattaatgaaaaaacttATACCTgatgaatttattgatcaaataaatCGAATTTTAATAAgattaaatcatttaaattggtttaatattggaaatgaaaatgaaaatgaaaacaaaaaaatttatttatataaattaatgttaaaatcatcaattaaattattaatccCACAAAGATTTATTACTgcaaagaaaaatggaaacggaaacacaaacacaaacacaaacacaCTGGTAGTTGTGTCCACTTATCCTAAATTAATGgaacaagaaatatttcgatatatatttgttaaattatctaaaactgataatttaactgataataatatcaaattattaatggCTCTTAAAAAATATAGAAAGGCAAAACCttataatgatgaagaagctgaaaaattatttaaagaAACAACTAATGCCATTTATGATGCTATAGAAATTGGTGATACTAAATTGACTAAATCTGAtataaaagaagaagaagaagaaaacaaagtGAGTGGGTAA